The following nucleotide sequence is from Primulina tabacum isolate GXHZ01 chromosome 2, ASM2559414v2, whole genome shotgun sequence.
CTCCGAATCCTCCACCATGACCAGAACCACCTCCCACTCCACCCTCCACCGACATCCGAATCCTCCTCCTCCGCCAACGCCGCCTCCAACACCTCCACCACCTCCGACGCCTCCACCACCTCCGAATCCTCCCCCATGACCAGAACCACCTCCcactccacctcctccaccaccaccgaACCCGCCACCTCCGCCAACGCCTCCTCCAACACCTCCACCACCTCCAACACCTCCCCCTGCACCAAATCCTCCACCGTGTCCAGAACCACCTCCTagtccaccaccaccaccaaacCCTCCACCTCCTCCTGCTCCCAGCCCTCCACCACGCCCTCCACCTCCTCCCAAACCCCCTCCAGCTCCTCCACCAAGCCCACGGCCGCCTCGTGGACCTCCAAATCCTCCTCTCCCTAAGCACCCTCTCCTACTGAATCTGCAATCGTCACCTCTCCAATCATCCTTTTCAAGTTTCTTATCCCCTAAGGCATTTGCGCTCAAATTCAAGATAATCGCAAGCAAAAGCACCAACGCACGCACCCATTTCCGTGAGAAGAATCCCATTGCTTAAAATATATAAGCTTAGAACTCTCACTTCACTCTGGATGCTCAGCATTACTGGAACAGATCAGTATATATAGAGCTGAGAAAATACCAATGACGGATAAGTTTACACTATTTTTCTACGCCCCCATTAATGCAGAGTGTGTGCATGCATGGAAATGTCACGCGTTAAACGGATGGGAAGTGGCGGAGAGCAATAACTGAGAATGACAATATACAATAAGAAGACTGATTCAAAGTCAAATCAACACACATGCAAGGGTTTAATTTCACTTTACAGTTTACTCTTTGTTTCATTTTTATACTCCACAATTCCTCTCCGACGCATTGCAGTGATCTTATATTTTGACACAAgccatataaattaaattaataaaatataacatttcCGTCTGAAAAGCCCAAGTAAATAACCAGGATTTTCGGGAAATGAGGAATTCAGCGAAAAAGCAGTGTTCGAACCAGAATTTTGGGAAACTACAATTCTAGAAGTTAGGGGTGTGGAAATCAAGTTTTAGTAGAAAATGTCGTAAATCAGACATGGATAATTTTTAAtgctattttaaagttttaatattaaaatactcgaaatgtcaaaaaaattattattttcttcAAAAACATTCTCAACTAAAATGTTTCCAGAAATCCAATATTATGACTaactaatatattatatatatatatatctgtttaaaaattattttgtgttaGCTTTCTCCAGATATTTTGTAATTAAACTAatataatttcttaattaaaaataaaaattttaaacaaaacaaataaatatgtatcagttatatcttattctTTGAAAAGTTTATATACCGACtcaattttgaatattttatacGCTGGGATAAGAGTTTACAACGTATCTACCAAAGTCTAGGGAAgaagaattaaaaaataaaatcagggatatttagaaaatatttgattttggaCATATGAATCTTGGTATATATTTATGATATTAATCGATGAGTATTTAGatatataaaatatcatgaTAATTTTAAGTCACTGTATTCTGAAAAAGTTGTGTGAACCCTAAATTgatgtataaataaatatatagacTTGGTTGGGTGTTACTTACTTTAATATGTTTAGATATctcattattaaaataataaaataattattttataattatttaaataaatatcgCGCCAAATTTGGCGCAAAGGCGGAGACTGATTGGAGTAAATCTTCAACACTATTTTGGTGTAAAGGTTAAGAACTCAACCATGAGAATTAAATTAAACTTGTGTCGACCGGAAATTTAAAGAGTTACGTGCTTCCCATATACATTGCACATGTTTTTATCAGTTCCAATTTAATGCACCTATTTCCCCATAGTAAAGACTTAATTTCTATATAGTAAACTAATCATCCTTCCTTCATATCCTTCCTTAATGTTTAGTTCGATGAAAGGTTGATCAGATGACTATTAGGGAGCCGCGTTAATTTCCCATATAACGAAATGCATTGAACAACGTAAAAAAAATACACGAAATCCTTTGAAATTCGCACATTTTGTAAAGATAAGACACAAATCTAAGGatgtaggtaaaatttaatcaCGATGTCGATGATTGTTATTAGCTATTATGGCACAATCTATCACTActcaaaaaaaatgtttaaccGAGATTATACGAGAAATTAACATTTGTGATTAATGTAATAACGTTTTGACGTGGTTGATAATATAAGTAcaaaatttatttgatcaaaAATCAATCTACATCAAACACAATATAATA
It contains:
- the LOC142538043 gene encoding uncharacterized protein LOC142538043 codes for the protein MGFFSRKWVRALVLLLAIILNLSANALGDKKLEKDDWRGDDCRFSRRGCLGRGGFGGPRGGRGLGGGVGGGGGVGGGVGGGGGFGGGGGGGVGGGSGHGGGFGGGGGVGGGGGVGGGVGGGGGFGCRWRVEWEVVLVMVEDSELVEASEAAEVLEEALAEVEDSVVVEEEVEWEVVLVMGEDSELVEASEAAEVLEEALAEVEDSVVVEEVEWEVVLVMGEDSELVEASEAVEVLEEALAEVEDSVVVEEVEWDVVLVMGEDSELVEASEEVEVLEEA